A DNA window from Brassica napus cultivar Da-Ae chromosome A4, Da-Ae, whole genome shotgun sequence contains the following coding sequences:
- the LOC106445369 gene encoding uncharacterized protein LOC106445369 — MLAPPVAAASSDINSPCLSAFERPMEKALVSESTLSHLFPNEFPYEFALTSPEDVTETEDEDDFLAGLTRRLALPSPPPIDEAKVNSTESTRSGNKSPNGPFSQALSPPETPCRKDDSVKVVSAAAGEVPKIKVDAKPNRRPPFPQNAAFYNYHYYYYYWLRQTQPALSTYHYPVGGVFAAPTAVAGTGVFTAPTAVAGTGVLTAPTAVKQPSVGTGFFLPRNCTNPSGSRKKAGKCVKLPTKVVQTEHPKTEKLSGGIQSRSQAHLSAGCSKLDRGTKSAVTGGCPKEESNLPQEWVY; from the exons ATGTTAGCGCCGCCAGTAGCCGCCGCGTCCTCTGACATCAATTCGCCTTGTCTCTCGGCATTCGAACGACCAATGGAGAAAGCCCTTGTCTCCGAATCAACTCTGAGTCATCTTTTCCCCAACGAGTTCCCTTACGAGTTCGCTCTCACCTCCCCAGAGGACGTAACGGAGACGGAAGACGAAGATGACTTCCTTGCCGGGTTGACTCGCAGACTCGCCCTCCCTTCCCCTCCTCCCATCGACGAGGCTAAG GTGAATTCGACTGAGTCAACTCGGAGTGGAAACAAGAGTCCCAACGGTCCGTTCTCGCAAGCCCTTTCACCGCCGGAAACTCCGTGCCGTAAAGACGACTCTGTGAAAGTTGTATCTGCTGCAGCTGGAGAAGTCCCCAAGATCAAAGTTGATGCAAAACCCAACAGACGCCCACCATTTCCTCAAAACGCGGCGTTTTACAACTACcattactactactactactggCTAAGGCAGACGCAACCCGCTCTGTCCACGTATCACTATCCCGTTGGAGGCGTTTTCGCCGCTCCAACCGCCGTTGCTGGTACCGGCGTTTTCACCGCTCCAACCGCGGTTGCTGGTACCGGCGTTTTAACCGCTCCAACCGCCGTTAAACAGCCGTCTGTTGGCACGGGTTTTTTCCTTCCCCGGAATTGCACAAACCCTTCTGGTTCCCGTAAGAAAGCAG GTAAGTGTGTTAAGTTGCCGACAAAGGTTGTTCAGACAGAACATCCTAAAACTGAAAAACTCTCTGGTGGGATTCAATCACGTTCGCAAGCTCATCTTTCTGCAGGATGTAGCAAACTCGACCGTGGTACCAAGTCTGCGGTAACTGGTGGCTGTCCCAAGGAAGAAAGTAATCTTCCACAAGAATGGGTGTactga
- the LOC106448132 gene encoding lysM domain receptor-like kinase 3, which translates to MRAIIVATLQPTLPHSIMLIIIEYLDHIDRHAFEDLHNHIKSSAVIVTEPDFNAKICHFGTAKLCGETDGSRDSRAVRFEGVIGYMSPEFQASGVATQESDVFAFGVMMLELLSGEEPLKYRYEKSIGDFERTSVIETAKAVVDGGDGGDLEGRLRRWMDRRLGDSFPVKVVEKLMRLALECVEDEAVNRPEMGRVAGKISQLYLESEKWIFQPRLEARSRAADMDMKNMYGGIFVFLPFSED; encoded by the exons ATGAGGGCTATTATCGTGGCGACTCTTCAACCCACTCTCCCTCATTCAATCAT GCTGATAATCATTGAATACCTTGACCATATTGACAGACATGCGTTTGAAGATCTTCACAACCACATCAAGAGCTCGGCGGTGATCGTGACGGAGCCCGATTTCAACGCCAAGATCTGCCACTTCGGCACCGCGAAGCTCTGCGGGGAAACAGACGGATCGAGAGATTCCAGAGCCGTTAGATTCGAAGGAGTGATAGGATACATGTCGCCGGAGTTTCAGGCTTCGGGGGTTGCGACTCAGGAATCAGACGTGTTCGCCTTCGGAGTCATGATGCTTGAGCTTCTCTCCGGGGAGGAGCCGTTGAAGTACAGGTATGAGAAATCGATAGGGGATTTTGAACGGACTTCGGTGATTGAAACGGCGAAAGCGGTGGTTGACGGCGGAGATGGTGGTGATTTAGAGGGGCGGTTGAGGAGGTGGATGGATCGGAGGTTGGGGGATTCATTTCCGGTGAAGGTGGTGGAGAAGTTAATGCGGTTGGCGTTGGAGTGCGTGGAGGATGAGGCGGTGAACCGGCCGGAGATGGGAAGAGTCGCCGGAAAGATATCGCAATTGTATTTGGAATCGGAGAAATGGATCTTCCAACCAAGATTAGAAGCGAGATCCAGAGCGGCAGACATGGACATGAAAAATATGTATGGAGGAATTTTTGTATTCCTGCCTTTCTCAGAAGATTAG